The Candidatus Delongbacteria bacterium genomic sequence CGCTGCGACGCGCCGGACGCCGCCCCCGCCGACAGCCTGGGCGGCTCGTGCTACCGGGCCGAGTACGAGATCAGCTTGGAGATCTTCCAGGGCAAGGGCCGGCACCAGCGCGCGCGCGCCTCGCGCTACCTGCACCAGACCCTCACCCTTGACCGGACCCACGCGGACGTGGAGAATCCCCGCCGCTGGCACCACCTGGAGGTCGAGCTGCCTCCGGGCGACTACACCTGGTGGGTGGAATTCCAGGACCTGCAGTCCCGCCGCCACGTGCGCCGGGAGGGCCGCTTCAAGGTGACGGACCTGAAGGGCTGCGAACAGGCCATCTCCGGACTCTGGCTGCTGGCGGAGAGCGACAGCCAGGCCGTGGATCCCCTGCTGGCGCGGCCCTTCGTCGAGGAGCGGGGCGGCGCCCACCCCGCCGAGCTGGCCGTGTTCTACCAGGTCTGGAGCCGCGGGGGCGATTCGCTGGACCTGCACTCGCAGATCCTGGACCGCCGCGAGACGGAGCGCCACAAGCGCACGCTGCGCCGCTGGTTTCCGGCGGGCCTGACCCGCAACCTGCTGCAGGTGCCGCTCCAGGCGCTGGGCAGCGGTGACTACCTGCTGGAGCTGCGGCTGGGCGACCAGAAAGCCCCCAAGCGCCGGGACTGGCGCGAGGGCCAGGAGGGCAAGGACCGCACCGGCCCCGCCCGGCGCCTGGCGCGCTTCACCGTGCGCTGGCAGGGCGAGCCGGGCAATCCCGGCGACCTGGACCGCGCCGTGGAGCAGTTGCGCTACATCCTGCCCGCCCGGCGCTTCCGCGAGCTGCAGGAGGCGCTGATGAGCCAGAAAAAGGCCCTGTTCGACGACTTCTGGCGGTCTGTCGACCCCACGCCGGAGAACGAGGTCAACGAGCTGATGGGCGAGTACTACCGGCGGGCCGAATTCGCCGACCGCCGTTTCTCCTGGTCGCGTTTCGCCGGCTGGCGCAGCGACCGCGGGCGGATCTACATGATCTACGGCGATCCGGACGAAGTGGAACGCTCCGCCGGCGACTTGGACGAGCCGGCCTGGGAGCGCTGGAGCTACGAGGAGAGCGGGCGCGAGTTCTTCTTCCTGGACCGGCTGGGCTTCGGCGATTACCAGCTGGTGCTGGATCCCACCCGATGAACGAGCTGCGGATCCGCGTGGTGGCGCCGGCGGGACCCGTCCGGCCTGAGCGCCTGCGGGCGGGCGCGGCCGTGCTGGAGGGCCTGGGTTGCCGCGTGAGCTGGACACCCGCCGTGGAGGCCTGCTGGGGCCATCTGGCGGGCTCCGACGCGGCGCGGGCGGCGGATCTGCAGGCGGCCCTGCTGGATCCGGACGTGGACGCTATCTGGGCCGCCCGGGGCGGCTTCGGCGGACTGCGCCTGCTGCCCCTGCTGGACGTGGAGCGCCTGGCCGCGCGGCCGGCTCCCACACGCCCGCCACTCATCGGTTACAGTGACCTGACCAGCCTGCAGAACGCGCTGGCCGCCCGGCTGGACTGGCCCGTCTGGCACGCTCCGATGATCGCCAGCGAGCTGGCCGAGCCGCTGGATGCGCTCAGCGCCGCCTCACTGGCCGGCCTGCTGGCCGCGCTGCGGCGCGCCGAGTCCCCGCCCGTGCTGGTCGCGCGCCAGGACAGCGCCGGGAACTGGTCGTTGCTGGAGTCGGAGGCCGGGCTGGCCGGCAGCTCGGCCCGCCTGCGGCTGGAAGGCGCGGGATGCGTCCAGGTGCTGGGTTTCCACGCGGATTTCGTCTGGAGAAAGGGTGAGGCGGCGGGCCGGCTGGCGGGCGGCAACCTGAGCGTGCTGGGCAGCCTCTACGGCAGCGGCTGGGAACCGGACCTCCACGGGCGCCTGCTGCTGTTGGAGGACCATGGCGAGTATCCCTTCCGCCTGGACCGCCACCTGACTCAGCTGGCCAACGCCGCTGCGTTCTCGAACAGCGCGGCCCTGCTGCTGGGCTCCTTCGCGCGCTGCGAGGAGCCGGATCCGGACAAATCCACCTTCACGGCCACTGAACTTCTGCGCGCGGCCGCCGCCCGCTGCCCGGGTCCCGTGCTGGCGGGCCTGCCTTTCGGCCACCAAGCCCCGCGCCTCAGCCTGCCTTTCCATGGTCAGGCCACTCTTCACACCTGATGGAACACGCAGGCACTCCACCACGTGCCCGCTACTCTGACCCACCCAGCGGCAGGCTGAGCCAGAAAGTGCTGCCCAGGCCGGGTTCGCTCTGGACGCCCACCTCGCCTCCCAGGACGGCCGCTGCGTGCTTGACGATGGCCAGCCCCAGCCCCGTGCCGCCCAGCGAGCGCGAGCGCGCCTTGTCCACCACGTAGAAGCGTTCGAAGAGCCGCGGCAGGTGCTCGGGCGCGATGCCCTGGCCCTGATCGATCACCTCCAGCCGCACCCGGAGCGGACCGGTTCCCGGCTCGGGCAGGGCCCTCAGGCGCACCACGCTCTCCGGGCGTCCGTAGCGGATGGCGTTGCTGAGCAGGTTGACCAGGGCGCGCTCCAGCAGGGGCCGCTGGCAGAGCAGACGGGCGGGCGTGCCCGGCTCCAGTTCCAGGCTGAGCCGCACCCGGGCCTCCCGGGCCAGCAGCTCGTGGTCCTCCAGCACCTCCGCCAGCAGCGTCGGCAGCGCCACCTCCTCTTGCAGGGCCGGGTCGGGCGCTTTCTGCCGCTCCAGCCGGGACAGGCTGAGCAGGTCGTCGATGATCGCGTCCAGCCGGCGGGCCTGGCGCTCGATCACTTCCAGGAAGCGCGCGGTGGTGGCCTCGTCCTGGCCGCCGTCGCGCAGCATCTCCGTGTAGCCGCGGATGGAGGTCACCGGCGTCTTCAGTTCGTGGGAAACGTTGGCCACGAACTCGCGCCGCAGGCGCTCCACCTGATTCACCGTGCTCTGGTCGGTGAGCACCACCAGCAGGCGCTCGCCGCCCGGGCCGGGCGCGCCGGGCAGGGGCAGGCTGTGGACGCGCAGTTCGCGGACGGGGCCCTGGCCCAGCTGGAGTTCGTGCACCGCCTCCTGCCAGGGCGCCTCCAGCAGCGTCAGCAACTCGGGGGGCGCCCCCAGATCCGCCAGCCGCCCCCCCACCGGATGGCCGTCCAGGCCCAACAGGCGCCGGGCCGCCGGATTGCAGGCCTGCACGCGGCCGCCGCGGTCCAGGGCCAGCACGCCGTCGCGCAGCCCGGCCAGCAGGGCGTCCAGCTCCCCGCGCCGATCCTCCTCGGCCTGGACCTGGCGCGAGAGCCCGCGGGCCAGCCGCTGGATGGAGTCCTGCAACAGATCCAGTTCCCGGGGCAGGTGCGTCGACAGCGGGCGGGGATCCAGCCCGCCCGCCGCCAGCCGGTCCGCCTCGCCGCGCAGGGCGGCCAGCTGCCGTCCCAGCCGCAGGCTGAACCAGACGGCCGGCGCAAGGATCACCACCAGGGCCAGGCCAGCGCCCAGGCCCAGCCGCCACTGCAGGGGCCCCAGGACCGTCCCCAGCCCGACGCCCTGCAACTGGGCCGCGCGCCGCAGACCGTCCAGGGCCAGGTAGCCCTGGGCCGCCAGCAGCAGCAGGCCGGCCAGGGCCGCCAGCACGGCGCCCCGCAGGAGCTGCCGGATGAGCAGGGGCGGGCGCGCCGGGTTCATGGGGTCACGCCTGCGTGGACCGGCAGGGGCAGCACGTCCGTCCAGCCTGTCTCCAGCCGCTGCAGGCCGTTCCGGCGCAGCAGCAGGGAGGCCGGCAGGGCACGGCCGAACAGGGCCTGGCCCAGCTCCAGCGGCTTCAGACCTGCGCCCTCCACGCTGAGCAGGCGCAGGGCCAATCGCGGCCGGCCGGGTTCCAGATCGCCGGGCGGGTCCTCGTCCAGACCCAGCGACCAGTCCAGCAGGCGCTGGCTCAGGTCCAGCTCCACGCGCCGCCCCTTGCGGGTCACGAGCAGGGGTTCGCCCGTGGCCAGTCGACCGGCCAGTTGCGCCCGGTAGTGTTCCAGCAGCGCGGCGGGCTCATCCGGCAGCGCGGGGTCCTCGTCCGCGTCGGGCAGCTGCAGGTCCCAGTCCACGGCCTCCAGACAGCGCGAGAGGACGGGTTCAGCGGGCTCCAGCAGGCGCAGGGCCACGGGCTTCCAGCCGGCCGGTGAGGCGGCGCGCAAGCTCTCGAGCAGGCCGTCGGGATCCGGTTCCCGGGCCAGCGCGGCCTCGCAGTAGTCGCCCAGCGAACCCGCGCCCATGGTGATGGCCGGCGCAAAGGAGACTACCGGATGCGGGCTGAAGCCCTGGCTGAACCAGGCCCGGAGCCCCGCCCGGCGCAGGATCTGCGGCAAGAGGCGCACCAGATCCAGCTGGCTGAGCAGGCGGCCTTCCGCCAGCCGCGTGAAACGCAGGCGCAGGCGCCAGGGACGCTCGCCCTGCTGCTGTTCGTGGGGCGCCCGGCCCGCGGCCAGCCGTTCCAGGGCCAGGTCGCGCTCGTTGGGTCCCGTGCGCCGCACGGGCTCCCGGGCTCCCAGGCCCTCCAGGTGTTCCAGGCGTTCGTCGCGCATCCGGCTCAGGTCGCAGGCCACGCCGCAGTGCCAGCAGACCAGCTTGCGCGTGTCCTCCCGGGCCTCCTGCAGGTTGGTGTGGTGGACCTGCATTCCCGCCGGCTTGCCACAGGGCGGGCTGAGCCGGTCCTGCAGGGCGCGTCGGTACTCGCCGGCCAGGAAGCCCTCCTTCAACCCCACGTCGATGTGGTCCCAGGGCAGGGCGGCGTCCACGGGCAGCGTGTCCGTGAACAGCCGGCGCTCAAGGCCCGTGCGGCTCTCCCAGGCCTCCAGGGCCAGCTGCCAGCTCTCCCAGTCCAGCCGGTCGTCCCAGGAGTCGAAGCGCGCGCCCCGCCGCCAGGCGTCCTCGATCAGGTCGGCCACCCGGCGGTCGCCGCGACCCACGATGGCCTCCAGGTGGCTCATGCGCAGGTCGTGGCGCCGGAAACGGAAGCCGTGGCGGCGCGAGGCCAGCCGCAGCCGCTCCTGCTTGCGCTCGATCTCGGCCAGGCTGTCCATGGCGCACCACTGGAAGGGCGTGTGCGGCTTGGGCACGTGGCTGCTGACGCTGACTGTCACCGTCACGTTGCGGTGGTGGGCCCGGCCCAGCCCCATGGCCCGCGCGCCCATGGCCGCGATCCCGTTCAGGTCCTCGTCGGTCTCCGTGGGCAGCCCCAGGATGAAGTAGAGTTTCATCTTCGACCAGCCCCGGGCGAAGACCCGCCTGCAGGTGGCCTCGATGTCTTCGTCGGAGATGTTCTTGTTGATCACGTCGCGCAGCCGCTGGGTGCCGGCCTCCGGGGCGAAGGTCAGGCCCGTGGCCTTGACGCTGGCGATCTCGTCCAGCAGCTCCTCGGAGAGACCGTAGGCCCGCAGGCTGGAGATGCCCAGCCCGACTTTTTCCGGACGCAGGCGCTCCATCACGCCGCGGATCAGGGGCGAGATGGCCGAGTAGTCCGCGGTGGAGAGGCTGGTCAGGCTGGCCTCCTCGTAGCCGCCCTTGGCCACGGCGCGGGTCACGGTCTCGATCACGTCCTGGGGCCGGCGCTCGCGCACCGGGCGGTAGATCATCCCCGCCTGGCAGAAGCGGCAGCCCTCCGTGCAGCCCCGGGCGATCTCCACCGACATGCGGTCGAAGATCGCCTCGGTCACGGCCACGGGCGAGTCGTCGGGGAAGGGATAGGCGTCCAGGTCCGGCACGAAGTTGCGGGTCACGCGCGCCGGCACCCCCGGCTCCAGCGGCTGGTCCACCACTTCCAGGCCCGAGCGCTCGCAGATCCGCGTGCCGTAAAGCGCGGGCACGTAGACACCGCCCGAGCGCGCCAGCTCCACGAGGATCTCACGCCGCGGCCGGCCCTCCCGGCGCAGGCGGCCCACCAGGCGCAGCACGCGCGGCAGGGCCTCCTCGCCGTCGCCGATCACGAAGGCATCGATGAAGGGGGCGATGGCCTCGGGGTGCGTGGCCGTCGGACCGCCGGCGATCACCAGCGGAGCGTCCTCGGGCCGCTCGGCGGAGCGCAGCGCGATCCCGCCCAGCTCGAGCATGGTGAGCACGTTGGTGAAGGTCATCTCGTACTGCAGCGAGAAGCCCACCACCTGGAAGTCGCGGAGCGGCCGGCGCGTCTCCAGGCTGATCAGCGGCAGGCCCGCCGCGCGCAGCCCGGCCTCCAGGTCGAACCAGGGACAGAAGCAGCGCTCCATCAGCAGGTCGGCGGCCTGGTTGACCACCTTGTAGAGGATCTTGGTGCCCAGGTGGCTCATGCCGATATCGTAGAGGTCGGGGAAGCAGAGCGCGAAGGTGCAGGCGAGCTGCGGGTCGCTCCAGTCCTTGACCACGGAGAAGACCTCGCCTCCAAGATAGCGGGCGGGTTTCTCCACGTGCTCCAGGAGGGCGGCGTAGGGGTGGGTGGTGGCGGGCATGGGTCCTTTCCGCGGCCGGGGCCGCCGTCTCCATCCGATGGAATCCCGGCTTCCAGTCTGGAAAACCCGGCCATTTCCTGCAATGGCCCGGCGGAAGCGTCCGGCGGTCAAGTCGCGCAGACTGCTAGATTGGCCGCGCGGGACGGACCGGAACGACCCGCCCACAACCGGAGGCCGGCGTCATGCAACTCTCCCCCGCACTGCTCGACTGGTTTGCCCGCGCCGCGGCCGCCGCCGCCGCCCACAATCGGCAGGATTTCGGCATCCCCGAACTGCTCATCGCCGCGCTGGAGGATCCCGCCCGGCTCTCGGAGGTCTGGGAGGGCCTGCTGCAGGGCGAGGAACATCGCGAGGCCCTGCTGCGCCACTTCCACCAGGCCTCCAGCGCCGTGGCGGCCCAGGAGGCGGCCCGGGACGCCGCGCCGCCGGCCGAGGACTTCCCCGCCGAAGTCCTGGAGGCCGTGGACGAGCTGGCCTTGCCGCCGGACGAGGCCGTCCTGAGCGTGCTGGCCAGCTGGCAGCAGGAGAAAGGCGAGGACGAGCTGGACGCCGACCCCCTGCTGCAGCTCGTGCTCTTCAACTGGAACCACCTCTATCCCATGCCGCTGGAGAAGCTGGGCATCGAGCTGCAGCGCAAGGGCGAGGGTGCGGCGGACTTCCTGCGCGCCTTCTTCGCCCCGGAGCAGGACTTGAACCGGCGCTACGGCCAGGATCCCATGCAGGGCCTCCTGCCCTATCCCGACTATTGCCGGGCGGCCATGGAGGTGCTGGTGCGCCGCTACCGCCAGAACCTGCTGATCTACGGCCTGCCGGGCGTGGGCAAGAGCATGGTCCTGCGGCGCCTGGTGGAGGAGACCGCCGCCGGCCGCGTGCCGCGCATCTTCGCGGGCAAGCGCTTCTTCGAGTTCAACCGCGAACTGTTCCTGAAGGACCTCCAGAGCCAGACCGACCTCCAGGCCCGCTTCGACGTGCTCCGCCTGCACCTGGAGCAGCACCCCGAGATCATCCTGGTGCTCGACGGCATCCAGCACTGGTTCGCCAACGCCACCACCGTGATGCAGGACTTCCTCCAGCGCCTGCTGGGCCTCTTGCGCTACAAGAAGCTCCACTTCGTGCTGCTGGCCGACGTGGAGTTCTTCAACCGCGTCTTCAAGTCCAACCCCGTCTTCGAGGAGTGGCTCTCGCCGCTCTACATCAAGCCCCTGACCCGCTCCGACGTCCTGTTGATCCTCGAGCAGATCAAGGACAAGTTCGAGGAGCAGTACGGGGTCAGCCTGGACCGCGCCCAGCTGGAGCGCGTGGTGGAGATGGCCGAGGCTCACGTGCGCACCAGCCAGTTCCCCAAGAAGGCGCTGATCCTGCTGGACGTGGCCCTCTCCATCCAGGCCCTGGACGACGGGCCCGAGCCGCTGGCCTGGGAGAGCGCGCTGCGTCTGGCCCTGGGGCGGATCACGGGCCAGGAATCGGCCGACTTCCCCGACCTGCAGGAGCGCCTGACCCGGCTGGAGGAGCTGCTGCGGGAGCGGATCATCGGCCAGGAGTCGGCCATCCTCGAGGTCTGCCGGACCATCCGCTTCACCAAGAGCGACCTGGACCTGAACCCCGACCGGCCGGACGGCGTGTTCCTGTTCGCCGGGCCGGCGGGCGTGGGCAAGAAGTACTTCGCGGGCGAACTCTCGCGCATCCTCTACAACCGCGAGCCCTTCGTGGTGGACTTGAGCGACTACCAAGAGGCGGAGAGCCTGCAGCTGATCACCGGCCGCGTCTCCCAGGGCGAAGGCGGGTATCCCGCGCCCAGCGTGCTGGAGCGGCTGCGCGTGGAGCCGCGCCGCGTGCTGCTCCTCAAGAACCTTGAGTTCGCCGCCGGCGAGGTCCTGCACTATTTCCTCAAGGGCTTCGAGGAGGGCTTCCTGCGCGACGCCGGCGGCCAGCAGATGCCCGTGGGCGAGACCACCGTCGTGCTGGTCTCGGATATCCTGGGTTTCGAGCCCCACGGGTCGATGGGCTTCTCCAGCCCGGAGGACCGCCGCCTGGACGAGGCCGCCCTGCGCGACTATTTCACGCCCGACCTCTTGCGCGGGGTGGACAAGCTGGTGGTCTTCCAGCCGCTGGCGGAGTCCGACCTCCAGCGCATCCTGAACGAGCGCATCGTGCCGGCCTTCCAGAGCAAGGTGGCGCGGCTGGGCCACGACCTGACGGTCTCGCCGGACGTCTCGCGCTGGGTGGCCCGGCTGGGCACGCGCCTGGAGCTGAGCGGGCAGAACGTGGATCGCAAGTTCGAGGAGCTGGTGGCCGAGCGGGTCAACGAAGCCATCCTGGCCTCCAGCGGCAAGGCCCTGCGGATCCAGGTCTCCCTGCTCGATGACAAGCTGGAATTGGTCAGCACGCCGCTGGCGGAGTGAGGGAATCCCGGGCGGGACGGATACACGAAACGGCGGCCTGGGCCGCCGTTTCCACGTTGGATGCGCTGGCGCGTTACTTCGTGATCTTGCCGGCCTGGATGCAGGACGTGCAGACGCGCATGCGGCGGCGTTCGCCGTCCACCATGGCGTGCACGGTCTGCAGGTTGGGCAGGAAGCGGCGCTTGGTGTGATTGTTGGCGTGGGACACGTTGTTGCCGCTCATCGGGCCTTTGCCGCAAATCTGGCAGACTCGGCTCATGGGAACACCTCACTATCCAATTCCACGTCCGGGGCTTCCAACCGCCAATCCCTGCCCGAGAGGGAGCGGCGAGCCGCCGAATTCAAGAGCGAAAAGTATAGCACCCCATCCCGGTTGATGCAATGCCCGGCAAGCGCTTCTCCCGCCGCGGCCCCGGGCCCCGGGCTGGAATCGACTCCCGGGGGGCGTCCAGCGGCCCCGGACCGGCGCTTGCCAGCCCGTCCGCTGTTATCTTGGGCCACCAAACCAACGGATGGTCCCATGTCCCTGCCCCGCACCGGCCACGCCGCCGCTTCGCCCGTTTCCGGATTCCACCCATGCAGTTGACCTTCCACAGCGCCCTCGGGGAGTCCCGGATCTGGCTGGGCCACCAGGCTGGCGAGTCCATCGCCGCGGCCCTGGCCGAGTTCCCCGGCCCGCGCCTGCTCCTGACGGAATCCCGCGTGGCCCGGGCCCAGGGGCGCTTCCAGGAGCAGGTCATGGACCGCGTGGACCTGCAGCGCCTGGTGCTGCCCGAGGGCGAGGGCGCCAAGAACAGCGCCAACCTGCTCACCGTGCTGGGGGAGATGGCCGAGCTGGGCCTGGAGCGCGGCTCGCCCCTCCTGGCCTGGGGCGGCGGGATGGTGGGCGACCTGGGCGGCCTGGCCGCCAGCCTCTGGAAGCGCGGCGTGCCCTTCTGCTGCGTGCCCACCAGCCTGCTGGCCATGGTGGATGCGGCCGTGGGCGGCAAGACGGCGATCAACTTCGGCGGGCAGCGCAACTCCGTCGGCAGCTTCTGGCCCGCCCGGGCGATCTGGATCGACCTGGACAGCCTGGCCACCCTGCGTCCGGAGGACTGGAGCAGCGGCTACGGCGAGCTGCTCAAGGCCGCCTGGCTCCAGGACGATGGCTGGGCGCGGCAGCTGGAGAACCAGCCGGCGGACCTGCTGCGGGCGGACCACCCGGACCTGCCCGCCCACGTGGAGCGGGCCCTGCGCTTCAAGCTGGAGATTGTCGAGCAGGACGAGCGCGAGGCCGGCTGCCGCGCGCTGCTCAACCTGGGCCACAGCTTCGCCCATGCGCTGGAGGCCCTGCGGGGCGAGGAACTCAAGCACGGCCACGCCGTGCTGCTGGGCATGCTGGCCGCGGCCCGCACGGCCCGGCTGGCCGGAGTGGCCGACGCCGCCGCGGCGGACGGGATGGAGGAGCGCCTGCGGCGCGTCCTGCTGGAGCTGGGTCTGTTGCCCGCGCCGGCCCTGCGCGAGCTGGCGGTGCCCGAGATCCTGGCCCGGATGGCCCAGGACAAGAAGGTGAGCGCGGGCCGCCTGCGGCTGGTGCTGCCCGTGCGGCCCGGCGCAGCCCGCCTGGAGATCGTGGAGCGGCCGCTGCTGGAGCGCGCGCTGACCGAATGGGGAGGCCTGCTCACATGAGGCTGGACGTGATCAACGGCCCCAACCTGAACGGACTGGGGCGGCGCGAGCCGGAGATCTACGGCACCCAGGGACTGGACGAGCTGGAGCGGCGCCTGCGCGCGGCGTTCCCCGCCGTGGAGTGGAGTTTCTTCCAGAGCAACCACGAGGGGGCCCTGGTGGACCGCCTGCAGTGGGCAGAGGGTCACGTGGACGGCGTGATCCTCAACCCGGCGGGGCTCTCCCACACCAGCGTCGTGCTGCTGGACGCCCTGCTGGCCCTCAGCATCCCGGTGGTGGAGGTGCACGTGAGCCAGGTGCTGGCGCGCGAGGAATTCCGCCGCACCCTGCTGACGGCCCGCGGCGCGCAGGCCCTGATCTGCGGCCTGGGGCTGGCCGGCTACGAGGCGGCGGCGCGGCACTTGCTGAACCCGGAGGCCGGAGCATGAAGACAGCATCCCTGATTCGCCTGAGCCTGTTGTCGCTGGGCCTGGCCGCAAGTCTCGCGCCGGCGCAGGCCGATCCGCGCCTGGCGGCATCCCTGGAACAGGCCGGACTGCGCCAGCAGGATCTGGCCTTTCCGCTGCTGCCCGCGGAACGGGACTCCTTCCGGCTGGCCCGGGTGGACGAAATCCTCAAGTCCGGCCAGCCGCTGGACAGCTGGGGGGATTCGCTGACCCGGCGCCTGGAGCGGACGGAGACACTGGGCCAATTGGTGCGCCGGCTCTGGCCCGAGCTGCGACGCGCCGGCGCGCCGGCGACGGAACTGCCCGACCTGCGGCCGGGGGCGCTTCGGGGGCGGGATTGGGAGGACTGGACCGACTGGCTGGGCGGCCTGGGTCGCCGGCGTCTGCTGGAGCCCGCCCAGGTCCAGGTCCTGGAGCAGGATCTGGGCGACCTGCTGCAGGAGGACGGCGAACTGGGCGAACTCAGCGTCTTCGAGTTGGACAGCCTGCAGCGGCTTTCGGAGGCCGAGTCCCGCGCCCGGCGCCTGCGCCTGGAGGCCGTCCGGCGGCCCGACCCGGCCGAACTGCTGGGCCTGTTGGACGAGCTGGAGCAGTTCGTGGCCCAACTGGAGGACTTCCGGGCCGCGGCCGACGGCCTGCGCCCCCAGAAGCACCCGCTCTACGGACCCGTGCTCTACGCAGACGAATTCCTGGCCGTGGGCACGGAGGCGGTCAACCACTGGACGGGCGGCCTGCCGCCCATCGTCATCGACCTGGGGGGCGACGATCTCTACGAGGGCCCGGTGGCCCTGAGCCGCGGCGGAGTCAGCCTGCTGCTGGACCTGCAGGGCAACGACCGCTACCGCAGCGGCGGCGAGCTCGGTCCCGCCGCCAGCGTGGGCGGGCTGGCCCTGTTGCTGGACCTGGCCGGCGACGACCAGTACGAGGGGCGCTACGCGGCGTTGGGCGCCTCCCTGGGCGGGCTGGCCCTCCTGGTGGACAGAGGGGGCGACGACCTCTACACGGGGGACACCTTCTGCCTGGGGGCCGGCAGCCTGGGAATGGGCCTCTTGCTGGACGAGGCCGGCAACGACCTCTACCGCTGCAGCCTCTACGGCCAGGGCTTCGGCCACGTGGCCGGGCTGGGCCTGCTCCAGGACAAGGCCGGCCACGATCAGTACCTGCTGCAGCCGCGTTACGTGGACCAGATCCGCTACGACGACCACCACTTGAGCATGGGACAGGGCTTCGGCTTCGGCCAGCGGCCGGATCTTTCCGGCGGCGTGGGTCTCCTGCACGACCTGGCCGGCAACGACCTCTACTCGGCGGACATCTTCGGGCAGGGCGGCGCCTACTGGTGGGCCCTGGGCGCGCTGGTGGACCGCGCGGGCAACGACCGCTACCTGGCCTGGCAGTACGCCCAGGGCGCGGGCGTGCACCTGGCGGCGGGCCTCCTGCTGGACGAGGACGGGCAGGACGTCTACCAAAGCCGGGGCGTCAGCCAGGGCTGCGGGCACGACCTGGCCCTGGGCTGGCTGCTGGAGCGCGGGGGCGACGACAGCTACACGGCCTGGGACTTGAGCCAGGGCGCGGGCAGCGCCAACGGCAC encodes the following:
- the rpmB gene encoding 50S ribosomal protein L28 — encoded protein: MSRVCQICGKGPMSGNNVSHANNHTKRRFLPNLQTVHAMVDGERRRMRVCTSCIQAGKITK
- a CDS encoding TIGR03960 family B12-binding radical SAM protein, which gives rise to MPATTHPYAALLEHVEKPARYLGGEVFSVVKDWSDPQLACTFALCFPDLYDIGMSHLGTKILYKVVNQAADLLMERCFCPWFDLEAGLRAAGLPLISLETRRPLRDFQVVGFSLQYEMTFTNVLTMLELGGIALRSAERPEDAPLVIAGGPTATHPEAIAPFIDAFVIGDGEEALPRVLRLVGRLRREGRPRREILVELARSGGVYVPALYGTRICERSGLEVVDQPLEPGVPARVTRNFVPDLDAYPFPDDSPVAVTEAIFDRMSVEIARGCTEGCRFCQAGMIYRPVRERRPQDVIETVTRAVAKGGYEEASLTSLSTADYSAISPLIRGVMERLRPEKVGLGISSLRAYGLSEELLDEIASVKATGLTFAPEAGTQRLRDVINKNISDEDIEATCRRVFARGWSKMKLYFILGLPTETDEDLNGIAAMGARAMGLGRAHHRNVTVTVSVSSHVPKPHTPFQWCAMDSLAEIERKQERLRLASRRHGFRFRRHDLRMSHLEAIVGRGDRRVADLIEDAWRRGARFDSWDDRLDWESWQLALEAWESRTGLERRLFTDTLPVDAALPWDHIDVGLKEGFLAGEYRRALQDRLSPPCGKPAGMQVHHTNLQEAREDTRKLVCWHCGVACDLSRMRDERLEHLEGLGAREPVRRTGPNERDLALERLAAGRAPHEQQQGERPWRLRLRFTRLAEGRLLSQLDLVRLLPQILRRAGLRAWFSQGFSPHPVVSFAPAITMGAGSLGDYCEAALAREPDPDGLLESLRAASPAGWKPVALRLLEPAEPVLSRCLEAVDWDLQLPDADEDPALPDEPAALLEHYRAQLAGRLATGEPLLVTRKGRRVELDLSQRLLDWSLGLDEDPPGDLEPGRPRLALRLLSVEGAGLKPLELGQALFGRALPASLLLRRNGLQRLETGWTDVLPLPVHAGVTP
- a CDS encoding LD-carboxypeptidase gives rise to the protein MNELRIRVVAPAGPVRPERLRAGAAVLEGLGCRVSWTPAVEACWGHLAGSDAARAADLQAALLDPDVDAIWAARGGFGGLRLLPLLDVERLAARPAPTRPPLIGYSDLTSLQNALAARLDWPVWHAPMIASELAEPLDALSAASLAGLLAALRRAESPPVLVARQDSAGNWSLLESEAGLAGSSARLRLEGAGCVQVLGFHADFVWRKGEAAGRLAGGNLSVLGSLYGSGWEPDLHGRLLLLEDHGEYPFRLDRHLTQLANAAAFSNSAALLLGSFARCEEPDPDKSTFTATELLRAAAARCPGPVLAGLPFGHQAPRLSLPFHGQATLHT
- a CDS encoding AAA family ATPase; this translates as MQLSPALLDWFARAAAAAAAHNRQDFGIPELLIAALEDPARLSEVWEGLLQGEEHREALLRHFHQASSAVAAQEAARDAAPPAEDFPAEVLEAVDELALPPDEAVLSVLASWQQEKGEDELDADPLLQLVLFNWNHLYPMPLEKLGIELQRKGEGAADFLRAFFAPEQDLNRRYGQDPMQGLLPYPDYCRAAMEVLVRRYRQNLLIYGLPGVGKSMVLRRLVEETAAGRVPRIFAGKRFFEFNRELFLKDLQSQTDLQARFDVLRLHLEQHPEIILVLDGIQHWFANATTVMQDFLQRLLGLLRYKKLHFVLLADVEFFNRVFKSNPVFEEWLSPLYIKPLTRSDVLLILEQIKDKFEEQYGVSLDRAQLERVVEMAEAHVRTSQFPKKALILLDVALSIQALDDGPEPLAWESALRLALGRITGQESADFPDLQERLTRLEELLRERIIGQESAILEVCRTIRFTKSDLDLNPDRPDGVFLFAGPAGVGKKYFAGELSRILYNREPFVVDLSDYQEAESLQLITGRVSQGEGGYPAPSVLERLRVEPRRVLLLKNLEFAAGEVLHYFLKGFEEGFLRDAGGQQMPVGETTVVLVSDILGFEPHGSMGFSSPEDRRLDEAALRDYFTPDLLRGVDKLVVFQPLAESDLQRILNERIVPAFQSKVARLGHDLTVSPDVSRWVARLGTRLELSGQNVDRKFEELVAERVNEAILASSGKALRIQVSLLDDKLELVSTPLAE
- a CDS encoding ATP-binding protein, which gives rise to MNPARPPLLIRQLLRGAVLAALAGLLLLAAQGYLALDGLRRAAQLQGVGLGTVLGPLQWRLGLGAGLALVVILAPAVWFSLRLGRQLAALRGEADRLAAGGLDPRPLSTHLPRELDLLQDSIQRLARGLSRQVQAEEDRRGELDALLAGLRDGVLALDRGGRVQACNPAARRLLGLDGHPVGGRLADLGAPPELLTLLEAPWQEAVHELQLGQGPVRELRVHSLPLPGAPGPGGERLLVVLTDQSTVNQVERLRREFVANVSHELKTPVTSIRGYTEMLRDGGQDEATTARFLEVIERQARRLDAIIDDLLSLSRLERQKAPDPALQEEVALPTLLAEVLEDHELLAREARVRLSLELEPGTPARLLCQRPLLERALVNLLSNAIRYGRPESVVRLRALPEPGTGPLRVRLEVIDQGQGIAPEHLPRLFERFYVVDKARSRSLGGTGLGLAIVKHAAAVLGGEVGVQSEPGLGSTFWLSLPLGGSE
- a CDS encoding GWxTD domain-containing protein; the protein is MLRTLACLLLLALGAQARSDIFLNREWEPDFRVLASSLLQAADGEPSEHPVFTCVLNLSDLQLRRCDAPDAAPADSLGGSCYRAEYEISLEIFQGKGRHQRARASRYLHQTLTLDRTHADVENPRRWHHLEVELPPGDYTWWVEFQDLQSRRHVRREGRFKVTDLKGCEQAISGLWLLAESDSQAVDPLLARPFVEERGGAHPAELAVFYQVWSRGGDSLDLHSQILDRRETERHKRTLRRWFPAGLTRNLLQVPLQALGSGDYLLELRLGDQKAPKRRDWREGQEGKDRTGPARRLARFTVRWQGEPGNPGDLDRAVEQLRYILPARRFRELQEALMSQKKALFDDFWRSVDPTPENEVNELMGEYYRRAEFADRRFSWSRFAGWRSDRGRIYMIYGDPDEVERSAGDLDEPAWERWSYEESGREFFFLDRLGFGDYQLVLDPTR